The Daucus carota subsp. sativus chromosome 2, DH1 v3.0, whole genome shotgun sequence genome includes a window with the following:
- the LOC108205983 gene encoding probable serine/threonine-protein kinase At1g01540, with protein MSGLFLMFGASGELKKFRRLLLKWMIISLYAIFSTCADLPNTPVEEQVISPTNRPLLVSAIPKIPMLVDLPVFYKRHRKHIIHNPVPNLPPAPAHSPYNSPLIASAHAPSNSHFSKPSMRKSKLLPPTASMTPPWLHNVSPTQSDPGAIPAVLANPPKAPNCCGHNMVRKRGTQACHCVYPIKLDILLINVSSNPNWNIVLEEFAYQLGLRGSQIAPINFYVVTSSNWNISVAITPHTGKSFSAVEASGINSSLSMHRVRTNPKLVGDYKILNFTWFQSQASSQASPVGAPSYNPSSSTELNTSSNGKHPSIVLIVGVGIGVLIIGIISMLIVCSYTSQQGKKKEKTYVTETDIPAKSKTVDALPRVGSLSLHPTSTRFLAYEELKEATNNFDSISVLGEGGFGRVFKGMLSDGTAVAIKRLTSGGQQGDKEFLVEVDMLSRLHHRNLVKLVGYYSNSDSSQKLLCYELVPNGSLEEWLHGPLGLNCPLNWETRMKIALDAARGLAYLHEDSQPCVIHRDFKASNILLENNFQAKVADFGLAKLAPEGRQNYLSTSVMGTFGYVAPEYAMTGHLLVKSDVYSYGVVLLELLTGRRPVDMSQPSGQENLVTWARPILRDKDRLDELADLRLGGKYPKDDFARVCTIAAACVAPEANQRPTMGEVVQSLKMVQQVTEYQDSVLTSNNRPTFTSDGTSSIFSSGPYSGISAFENDVISRTTVFSEDLHEGR; from the exons ATGTCAGGGCTCTTTCTAATGTTTGGTGCCTCTG GAGAACTGAAGAAGTTTCGAAGATTATTGCTGAAATGGATGATTATTTCACTTTATGCTATATTCAGCACCTGTGCAGATTTACCCAATACCCCAGTGGAAGAGCAGGTCATTTCACCAACTAACAGGCCTTTGCTAGTTTCAGCTATACCTAAAATCCCCATGTTAGTTGACCTCCCAGTATTCTACAAACGTCATCGTAAACATATTATACATAATCCTGTTCCAAATCTTCCACCTGCACCTGCTCATTCTCCCTACAATAGCCCTCTGATAGCCTCTGCTCATGCTCCTTCAAACTCACATTTTTCAAAACCGTCAATGAGGAAAAGCAAATTACTGCCTCCTACCGCTTCTATGACACCTCCATGGTTGCATAATGTTTCTCCAACACAATCGGATCCTGGCGCTATACCTGCCGTTTTAGCTAATCCACCAAAAGCACCAA ATTGTTGTGGACACAACATGGTGCGAAAGCGAGGGACCCAGGCTTGCCACTGTGTATATCCGATAAAGCTTGATATTCTCCTTATAAACGTTTCATCAAACCCAAATTGGAATATTGTATTAGAAGAGTTTGCTTATCAACTCGGTCTACGGGGATCTCAAATTGCGCCAATAAACTTTTATGTAGTCACTTCATCAAATTGGAACATTTCGGTGGCCATAACTCCGCATACAGGAAAAAGCTTCTCTGCAGTTGAAGCATCAGGAATAAATTCTTCACTATCCATGCATAGGGTTCGTACAAACCCCAAATTAGTGGGTGATTACAAGATACTCAACTTTACCTGGTTTCAGTCTCAGGCTTCATCTCAGG CATCACCAGTTGGCGCACCTTCATACAATCCTTCGTCTTCCACAGAACTTAATACTTCAAGTAACGGGAAACATCCGAGTATTGTCTTGATCGTTGGTGTAGGTATTGGCGTTCTGATAATTGGCATTATTTCAATGCTTATAGTCTGTTCATATACATCTCAGCAAGGGAAGAAAAAGGAGAAGACCTATGTCACAGAAACTG ATATTCCAGCCAAGTCCAAGACAGTCGATGCTCTTCCGAGAGTAGGGTCCCTTTCCCTCCACCCGACCAGCACACGCTTCCTTGCATATGAAGAGCTAAAAGAAGCAACGAACAATTTTGATTCTATTAGTGTGCTTGGGGAGGGTGGTTTTGGCAGAGTATTTAAGGGAATGTTAAGTGATGGTACGGCGGTAGCAATAAAGAGGCTTACGAGTGGAGGACAACAAGGGGATAAAGAATTTTTGGTTGAGGTTGATATGCTTAGTAGGTTGCATCATCGAAACCTGGTGAAGCTTGTAGGTTATTATAGCAATAGCGACTCTTCACAAAAGCTGCTTTGTTATGAGCTTGTCCCCAATGGAAGTCTGGAGGAATGGCTCCATG GTCCTTTAGGACTTAATTGTCCTCTGAACTGGGAGACCAGAATGAAGATTGCCCTAGATGCTGCACGAGGCCTTGCTTACCTGCATGAGGATTCCCAACCTTGTGTTATACACAGAGATTTTAAGGCGTCAAATATATTGCTGGAGAATAACTTCCAAGCTAAAGTTGCTGATTTTGGCCTTGCAAAACTGGCCCCTGAAGGCAGGCAGAACTACCTATCTACGAGTGTAATGGGTACCTTTGG GTATGTAGCACCTGAATATGCAATGACTGGTCATCTACTAGTAAAAAGTGATGTCTACAGCTATGGTGTTGTCCTCCTTGAGTTGTTGACAGGACGGAGACCTGTGGATATGTCACAGCCATCAGGACAGGAAAACCTTGTGACTTGG GCCAGGCCTATTCTTAGGGATAAGGATCGTCTTGATGAACTTGCCGATCTCAGGCTTGGAGGAAAGTACCCGAAGGATGATTTTGCAAGGGTTTGCACCATTGCAGCAGCTTGTGTTGCCCCTGAGGCTAACCAGCGTCCTACTATGGGAGAAGTTGTGCAGTCACTTAAAATGGTGCAGCAAGTTACAGAGTATCAGGATTCTGTGTTGACCTCCAACAACCGTCCTACCTTCACATCAGACGGGACATCTTCTATCTTCTCTTCAGGTCCTTATTCTGGAATAAGTGCATTTGAAAATGATGTGATCTCTCGAACAACTGTATTCTCTGAAGACCTTCATGAAGGAAGATGA